GGTGAAACATGGACGATCGGACGCCGTTTTATCGGAGATTTATGGATCAAACAAATCACAACAAGTTTTGGTCGTATCCACGGAAGCGAATTTATGGAAATTCATCCATGCGAAGGCTTCAAAATTGAAATTTTCCAAGAAGGGGATCATGTTCAAACACATGACATCAACCTTGGTGGTTTGGAATTAGGTATGTTTGCCCGCGCCTTAAAATATGAAGATATTGAACGTATGGAAATTTTATACAAAACAGGTACACCTGACTTAGTATACTTCCCATACAAAGACAAAACTGACGAAGGTTTAGACAACGTGTACCAATCAACTAAAGTCAGTGAAAAAACAAAAAGCTTATACATCGTGATCGATCCAACACAAACAGTTGACGATGTTTATGGTGAAGAGCTTTAATAGTAAGCGATCTAATGAAGAGGCAAATCTTATAGTTTTGTCTCTTTGTTTTTCAATCAAGAATAGTTAGAAGAATAAGAAAATTCAAATAAATATCCTTGAGGTTTTAACCATACACGAAAATAATTGTTGACACATGTAAATTTGAGGTATATACTGAGAACAATTCTTAAATAAATCAGTTACGGAGTGATTCATATGACAAGCATGAAGCATAACCAATTACAACTGAATAATTATTACTTTAGCTATTTTAGATGAGTTTGTGTTCATGAACATTGTGGATACAAACAGACACGTTTGTATCTATGATGGCTAAGGGATTTTGAGATGACTTTCAGCCGCGTAGATGAGAAATCTATAGTGGCTTTTATTTTACCTATTTTTTTGCAAGGTGTTCACTGTAGATTTTTCTGAAAATTTACGTGAACACTTTTTTTGTTGAAAAGATTGTTAGAGGAGGAGATGAGTTGAGCAATAAAATTACAGGAAAAACAAGGTTGGCTGCATTGTTTGCTACACCGGCTCGGCATAGTGTTTCACCAATGATCCATAATACAGCCTTTCAAGCATTGGGGATCGATGCCGTATATCTAGCTTTTGATGTTGGAACTAGTAACCTTGAAAGAGCGATTGCTTCAATCAAAGATCTGGATATGCTCGGTGTCAATTTATCAATGCCAAATAAAATTTTAGCGGTTGATTATATGGATGAATTGAGTGAATCCGCTCGGTTGATCGGGGCGATCAATACGATCAAGAACGACAAGGGTCGACTGATTGGGCATAACACAGACGGCATCGGCTTTTTGAAAAGTCTAAATGATATGGATGTCACTATCATCGATCAAAAAATGACTATTCTTGGAGCAGGTGGAGCGGCAGCAGCTATCATAGCACAAGCCGCGCTAGATGGAGTGAATGAAATTGCTGTATACAATCGTAAAAGCTCTTCGTATGAAAAAGCCAAGGTGAAATTAAAAACCATCGCTGAAAAGACAGGCTGTAACATTAGCTTGAATGATTTAGCTGACGAACAAGCCTTGGCTAAAGATATTGAAGAAAGTGTTTTATTATTAAATACCACTTCTGTTGGAATGAAACCATTAGAAGAAGCGACGCCTATTCAAGATTTTTCAGTTATCCGATCCGATTTAGCAGTCTATGACGCCATTTACACACCGAGAGAAACTGAATTTTTAAAACAAGCACGAATACGCGGTGCACAGACAGCAAACGGCTTAGGAATGCTGCTTTATCAAGGTGCAGAAGCGTTTGAAATATG
This sequence is a window from Enterococcus wangshanyuanii. Protein-coding genes within it:
- the aroE gene encoding shikimate dehydrogenase translates to MSNKITGKTRLAALFATPARHSVSPMIHNTAFQALGIDAVYLAFDVGTSNLERAIASIKDLDMLGVNLSMPNKILAVDYMDELSESARLIGAINTIKNDKGRLIGHNTDGIGFLKSLNDMDVTIIDQKMTILGAGGAAAAIIAQAALDGVNEIAVYNRKSSSYEKAKVKLKTIAEKTGCNISLNDLADEQALAKDIEESVLLLNTTSVGMKPLEEATPIQDFSVIRSDLAVYDAIYTPRETEFLKQARIRGAQTANGLGMLLYQGAEAFEIWTGQELPIEIVKPIIENI